The following coding sequences lie in one Armatimonadota bacterium genomic window:
- the lon gene encoding endopeptidase La, whose amino-acid sequence MAHKSVPLKGLVGSAWILPIRDQVMMPGAILTLQITRPASEAAIQESIASDRLLLAITQQDSSHEDPTPENLFAIGTLAEVIHTVPMPDGSTRLVLKGLRRCGVIESPTGPAPRQAKYREIADVVPTDSGIEAYSRLLKQTFTRIAGRNEQIPTESIEGVSLAANALTTAFLITHFLPCPTEQKQEVLEIAELETLLEHVVSMCKREEALLDAQDDIRNRVEGDISQVQRQFFLREQLRAIQQELGIKGPFTEECESYRDAIENNVPEPARTQALIELRKLEQATESSPDIHVTRNYLQTLMRIPWSDSVEEEIDIAEAEARLDQAHFGLSGVKERIIEFLAVKKLRGSTKGAVLCFVGPPGVGKTSFARSIAKVMNRRCGHIALGGVRDEAEIRGHRRTYVGARPGRIVQAILEAGRMNPVLVLDEVDKLCQGIGGDPTSALLELLDPSQNSQFVDHFLEVPMDLSNVLFIVTANVLDSIPSALLDRMEIIEFSGYSEEERKAIAVQYVIPEVRETSGLGSNFPALGSDALLALVRDYSRESGVRSLSREIARLGRKLAKQTALGHAIPKELSRADLSDLLGLPQIPVSELTEDEEVGIVNGLVVCGYGGDHMQVEVSLTKPVGSELKLTLTGSIGPVMQESVQTALTCVRSLLDTKGIDSRFDVHVHLPQAAIPKDGPSAGLTVAVALFSAFSGRAVQPKVAMTGELNLRGHTLAVGGLREKLLAAKRYGYERVLIPAVQATELANFPKEIVQGVDVEPVANLTEALKFAIAQAQTVNIL is encoded by the coding sequence ATGGCTCACAAGAGCGTTCCATTAAAGGGCTTGGTTGGTTCCGCTTGGATTCTTCCGATCCGAGATCAGGTGATGATGCCTGGCGCCATTCTGACGCTTCAGATCACTCGTCCGGCGTCGGAAGCCGCGATTCAGGAGTCGATTGCGAGCGACCGGCTCTTGCTGGCGATCACCCAACAAGACTCTAGCCACGAGGATCCGACTCCCGAAAACCTGTTTGCGATCGGCACTCTCGCCGAAGTCATCCACACGGTGCCGATGCCCGATGGATCGACCCGCCTGGTCCTCAAAGGATTGCGCCGATGCGGCGTGATCGAATCGCCGACCGGACCGGCGCCGCGACAGGCCAAGTACCGGGAAATTGCCGACGTGGTTCCGACCGACTCCGGCATTGAGGCTTACAGCCGACTGCTCAAGCAGACCTTTACTCGAATAGCCGGCCGCAACGAGCAGATTCCGACCGAGAGCATCGAGGGTGTTTCGCTGGCTGCGAACGCGTTGACCACTGCTTTCCTGATCACCCACTTCCTGCCTTGCCCTACAGAGCAAAAGCAAGAAGTTCTTGAGATTGCCGAGCTTGAAACCCTGCTTGAGCACGTGGTCTCGATGTGCAAACGGGAAGAGGCCCTGCTGGACGCGCAGGACGACATCCGTAACCGGGTCGAAGGTGACATTTCCCAGGTTCAGCGGCAGTTCTTTCTCCGAGAGCAGCTTCGTGCGATCCAGCAGGAATTGGGGATCAAGGGGCCGTTTACCGAGGAATGCGAATCGTACCGAGACGCGATCGAGAATAACGTTCCTGAACCGGCGCGCACGCAGGCGTTGATTGAGCTGCGAAAGCTGGAGCAAGCGACGGAGAGCAGCCCGGACATCCACGTCACCAGAAACTATTTGCAGACGCTGATGCGGATTCCGTGGAGCGACAGCGTCGAGGAAGAAATCGACATCGCGGAGGCGGAAGCGCGCCTTGATCAGGCTCACTTCGGCCTTTCGGGGGTGAAGGAGCGGATTATCGAATTCTTGGCGGTCAAGAAACTGCGTGGCTCGACCAAGGGCGCAGTGCTTTGCTTTGTCGGGCCTCCCGGCGTAGGCAAAACCAGCTTTGCACGGTCCATCGCTAAGGTGATGAACCGTCGATGCGGGCACATCGCTCTGGGTGGTGTGCGCGACGAGGCGGAGATTCGTGGCCACCGCCGGACATACGTTGGCGCTCGGCCGGGGCGAATCGTTCAGGCCATTCTGGAAGCGGGACGGATGAACCCGGTTCTGGTGCTCGACGAGGTCGATAAGCTGTGCCAAGGCATCGGTGGCGACCCAACGAGTGCGTTGTTGGAGCTTCTCGATCCTTCCCAGAATTCACAGTTCGTCGACCACTTTCTGGAGGTTCCGATGGATCTCTCGAACGTGCTGTTCATCGTGACGGCGAACGTTTTGGATAGCATTCCGTCGGCTCTGCTAGACCGCATGGAGATCATTGAGTTTTCGGGCTATAGCGAGGAGGAGCGCAAGGCGATCGCCGTGCAGTATGTGATTCCCGAAGTTCGGGAGACGAGCGGCTTGGGCTCCAACTTTCCGGCTTTGGGTTCGGACGCGTTGCTGGCGCTGGTACGGGATTACTCTCGAGAGTCCGGCGTTCGGTCGCTCAGTCGAGAGATTGCCCGGCTGGGGCGGAAGCTCGCCAAGCAAACCGCGCTCGGCCATGCGATTCCGAAGGAGCTCTCACGGGCCGACCTTTCCGACTTGTTGGGTCTGCCACAGATTCCGGTTTCGGAGCTTACCGAGGACGAAGAGGTGGGCATCGTCAACGGATTGGTGGTGTGCGGCTACGGCGGTGACCACATGCAGGTCGAGGTGAGCTTGACCAAACCAGTAGGATCGGAGTTGAAGCTGACGCTGACGGGCTCGATTGGGCCTGTGATGCAGGAGTCGGTTCAGACAGCGCTAACCTGCGTTCGGTCTTTGCTCGACACGAAGGGGATCGACTCGCGGTTCGACGTCCACGTTCACCTGCCGCAAGCGGCGATTCCGAAAGATGGTCCGAGCGCGGGCTTGACGGTAGCGGTGGCCTTGTTCTCCGCTTTTTCGGGCCGGGCGGTTCAGCCAAAGGTGGCGATGACCGGCGAGTTGAACTTGCGTGGGCATACGCTGGCGGTCGGCGGATTGCGCGAAAAGCTCCTGGCCGCTAAGCGATATGGCTATGAGCGGGTACTGATTCCAGCGGTGCAGGCAACCGAGTTAGCCAACTTCCCGAAGGAGATCGTCCAGGGTGTCGATGTTGAGCCGGTGGCCAACCTGACTGAGGCGTTGAAGTTC
- a CDS encoding MarR family transcriptional regulator: MVKEPNSNLLRAQDLFILEWGRMSSSWGINRTMAQIHALLFITGQALEVNEIMDRLQISRGNASMNLRELMDWGIVRRFRQPGDRKDTYVSETDPYQMFLRVVRERKRREIDPTADAIREVLGKLPESDPDEEVKGLRTRLFALLEIFDLIDIAYNQVFGSEIGVDEIRDLVRNTKLDKLAMKREISS; the protein is encoded by the coding sequence ATGGTCAAAGAACCCAACTCCAACCTTCTTCGAGCTCAGGATCTTTTCATTTTGGAGTGGGGGCGAATGAGCAGTTCATGGGGAATCAACCGCACCATGGCGCAAATTCACGCGCTGCTTTTCATCACTGGTCAGGCTCTCGAGGTGAACGAGATCATGGATCGACTGCAAATTTCGCGAGGCAATGCGTCTATGAATCTTCGAGAACTGATGGATTGGGGCATTGTTCGCCGATTCCGCCAGCCGGGAGATCGAAAGGACACCTATGTCTCGGAGACCGATCCTTATCAAATGTTCCTTCGTGTGGTGCGCGAGCGTAAGCGGCGTGAGATCGATCCCACAGCCGATGCGATTCGGGAGGTTTTGGGCAAGCTTCCCGAGTCGGACCCTGACGAAGAGGTGAAGGGTTTACGCACCCGTCTTTTCGCCTTGTTGGAGATCTTCGATCTAATCGATATCGCCTATAACCAGGTCTTCGGTTCGGAGATCGGCGTGGACGAGATTCGGGACCTGGTTCGGAACACGAAGCTGGACAAACTGGCAATGAAGCGAGAAATATCCTCGTAA
- a CDS encoding ferredoxin, with translation MPYIIAEPCIGVKDKSCMTVCPVDCIYEADDQLVIHPDQCIDCGLCEAECPVTAIFVDTDVPANWKDYIQKNADEAKRIAGE, from the coding sequence TTGCCATACATCATTGCGGAACCTTGTATCGGTGTTAAGGACAAATCCTGTATGACGGTTTGTCCGGTTGACTGCATTTATGAAGCAGACGACCAGCTTGTTATTCACCCAGACCAGTGCATCGACTGCGGCCTATGCGAAGCCGAATGCCCGGTCACGGCGATTTTCGTGGACACCGATGTTCCGGCCAATTGGAAAGACTACATTCAGAAGAATGCCGACGAAGCCAAGCGGATTGCCGGCGAGTAG
- the erpA gene encoding iron-sulfur cluster insertion protein ErpA has product MITLTERAATELKDLMSSQNKENAALRVWVAGGGCSGLSYGMALDENEPEADDQVFENDGVKLIIDSLSLGYMEGSSVDYVDDVLGGGFKIENPNATSTCGCGSSFKTEGSGCGSGGCGGGCGCSSGS; this is encoded by the coding sequence ATGATTACCCTTACCGAACGTGCCGCTACCGAGTTGAAAGACTTGATGTCCAGCCAGAACAAAGAGAACGCCGCGTTGCGGGTTTGGGTTGCTGGCGGCGGATGCTCGGGCCTGTCCTACGGCATGGCTCTCGATGAGAATGAGCCGGAAGCCGACGATCAGGTGTTTGAGAATGATGGCGTGAAGCTGATCATTGACTCCCTCAGCCTCGGCTATATGGAAGGCAGTTCGGTGGACTACGTTGATGACGTCCTCGGCGGCGGATTCAAAATCGAAAACCCTAACGCCACTTCGACCTGCGGTTGCGGCTCCTCCTTCAAGACCGAGGGAAGCGGTTGTGGTAGCGGTGGATGCGGCGGCGGTTGCGGCTGCAGCAGCGGCTCTTAA
- a CDS encoding outer membrane beta-barrel protein, whose protein sequence is MRRRLRLQQRLLSPRQVSRGRHQDSDNMKRESSPLSFFVCTLFWQRTIAIGPVTFMKRNLAIVLGLSTTCLAVASPSLPEGLKFKGWVDLFYQYDFNRSPFGRNLTGREFDLKAGAFELANAELNMVYAKKGAPFSVVLDLGTGRNVEINNGLDAKNAHHDEIVQQFYLSLPQKDGSTLDLGKFNTWIGLESVYTVDNPNYSLGSLFWYAQPNWHVGMRWTKPFNDTSTGALYVVNGWNEIQDTNGSKTLGASYAKTISKKLSATFGYIGGKEGTNGIGLPNIGQSDVHMADLIATYTVSDKHTIMFNGDYASSAGANSGHWYGYSVYSNHKLSDSKDASIRFSIVNDPQMLRGAPGSISSWTGTYNVRTTEASTIRLELRFDQANSNYFQNGAAGFSNNRTTLTIAQVLRF, encoded by the coding sequence ATGCGGCGGCGGTTGCGGCTGCAGCAGCGGCTCTTAAGTCCTCGTCAAGTCTCCAGAGGGAGACATCAAGATTCTGACAATATGAAAAGAGAGAGTTCACCTCTCTCTTTTTTTGTCTGTACTCTCTTCTGGCAACGCACGATTGCGATCGGGCCGGTCACATTTATGAAGAGAAATCTTGCCATCGTCTTAGGGCTTTCGACTACCTGCTTGGCCGTCGCTTCGCCCTCATTACCAGAGGGGCTGAAGTTTAAGGGCTGGGTCGACCTCTTCTATCAATACGATTTTAACCGCAGTCCTTTCGGCAGGAACCTAACTGGGCGAGAGTTCGATTTGAAGGCTGGAGCATTCGAACTGGCCAATGCTGAGTTGAACATGGTTTATGCAAAGAAGGGCGCCCCATTCTCGGTCGTGCTCGATCTGGGTACGGGACGAAACGTAGAGATTAACAATGGTTTGGATGCTAAGAATGCCCACCACGACGAAATCGTCCAGCAGTTCTATCTCTCCTTGCCGCAAAAGGATGGTTCGACCCTCGACCTAGGAAAGTTCAACACATGGATTGGCCTTGAGAGCGTGTATACCGTCGACAACCCCAACTACTCCCTAGGAAGCTTATTTTGGTACGCCCAGCCGAACTGGCACGTCGGCATGCGTTGGACAAAACCCTTCAACGACACTTCGACCGGAGCCCTCTATGTTGTCAACGGCTGGAACGAAATTCAGGATACGAACGGGAGCAAGACGCTTGGGGCATCGTACGCGAAGACGATTTCGAAGAAACTCTCGGCGACTTTCGGCTACATCGGTGGAAAGGAAGGCACGAACGGAATCGGATTGCCTAATATTGGCCAGTCGGATGTCCACATGGCGGATCTGATTGCAACTTATACGGTCTCGGACAAGCATACGATTATGTTCAATGGCGACTATGCATCGTCGGCGGGCGCGAACAGCGGCCATTGGTATGGTTACTCGGTCTACTCGAACCACAAGCTGAGCGATTCAAAAGACGCTTCGATTCGGTTCTCCATAGTGAATGATCCCCAGATGCTTCGCGGCGCTCCCGGTTCCATCAGTTCATGGACGGGGACCTATAACGTAAGGACGACAGAGGCGAGCACGATTCGCCTGGAACTCAGGTTCGACCAAGCCAACTCGAACTACTTTCAGAATGGAGCGGCCGGATTCTCGAACAATCGAACGACGTTGACGATTGCCCAAGTGCTCCGATTTTAG
- a CDS encoding SDR family oxidoreductase has protein sequence MLLQGKKGLVLNVTNKNSIGWAIADAANQQGAIVGIGAQNERLQEGVNKLLDGRTGFENVLIDFSFEEQYETLRQDVEKKLGKLDFLVHSVGFAPKESLQGRFMDTTLEDFQVAMNASVYSFLRVVKELEPCLNDDASIITLSYIGSTRVMNNYKVMGLCKAALESTARYLAYELGDRGIRVNTVSPGPVNTISGRGVSGLSDFIKHVHDVAPLKREYGQEEAAGAAMYLLSDLSKGVTGQIIFVDSGYNVMAV, from the coding sequence ATGCTTCTTCAGGGCAAAAAGGGTCTAGTCCTTAACGTCACTAATAAGAATTCGATTGGCTGGGCGATCGCCGACGCAGCGAACCAGCAAGGCGCGATTGTGGGGATCGGCGCGCAAAACGAAAGACTCCAAGAAGGCGTCAACAAGCTTCTCGATGGCCGAACCGGCTTCGAGAATGTACTCATCGACTTCAGCTTTGAGGAGCAGTACGAAACCCTGCGACAAGATGTCGAAAAGAAGCTCGGTAAGCTCGACTTCCTGGTCCATTCCGTTGGCTTCGCGCCAAAAGAATCGCTCCAGGGCCGATTCATGGACACCACGCTCGAGGATTTCCAGGTGGCGATGAACGCCAGCGTCTACTCATTCCTGCGCGTCGTCAAGGAACTCGAACCTTGCCTAAACGATGACGCGAGCATCATCACACTCAGCTACATCGGCTCGACCCGCGTGATGAACAACTATAAGGTGATGGGTCTCTGCAAGGCCGCCCTGGAATCGACCGCTCGATACCTCGCCTACGAACTCGGCGACCGTGGCATCCGCGTCAACACCGTCTCCCCCGGTCCCGTCAATACCATCTCCGGCCGAGGCGTCTCCGGCCTGTCCGATTTCATCAAGCATGTCCACGATGTCGCGCCGCTGAAGCGCGAATATGGCCAGGAAGAAGCCGCTGGTGCCGCGATGTACCTCCTCAGCGACCTGAGCAAAGGCGTCACCGGTCAAATCATTTTTGTGGATAGCGGCTACAACGTGATGGCGGTCTAA
- a CDS encoding ABC transporter permease subunit, translated as MIEGIVYSAASVATWIAIILTFQVARNAVFFMRKPELKPSTTSILTSGGVALALFIFGIAVTKSFAQGGFKLPVFWFVMPWTAWIAVSCAVYAIWSLIRVSSAINDEERGAAWKGVTMGAVSTALMALVYHLIPDSKITVLTGGIQLSVTDIAFVVLLFAVALVAVAASARSAKARDYSKGFVTLCGLLAGSVVFGIPFVFLLVTSFKEDRDMTSKAGIIWVPRVTDTVPYMNPDPTMKHYVTDYNGQQVEALVIGEEQGKLKMDIFRPLSIRGIDFLTTRDKLKEVPVDANVYTAVVDGQQIKGFEKQSLEDGRRVLSVMEPDEMKGKDVTVLGEKTEPVRHIGLRTQNYSEALQYMPPETYSGLVYLKNTLFLVVMGVVGTILSCSIVAYAFSRMKFPGKNVLFNILLATMMLPGVVTLLPQFLIFRTLGWVDTLYPLWVPAFFGSAFNIFLLRQFFSQIPMELEDAAKIDGCTYLKTFWDIMLPQIKPALAVIAVGTFLGAWNNFMGPLIYINSPENMPLSYALQLFKGDRGGEPGLLMAFTTMTVVPVVLVFFFAQKYFIEGVTLSGFGGR; from the coding sequence GTGATCGAAGGAATCGTCTACTCGGCCGCGTCAGTCGCGACTTGGATCGCGATCATCCTGACCTTCCAAGTCGCCCGCAATGCGGTTTTCTTCATGCGAAAGCCGGAACTGAAGCCGTCGACCACGTCAATTTTGACTTCGGGCGGAGTTGCGCTCGCTCTGTTTATTTTTGGGATCGCCGTTACAAAGTCGTTCGCGCAAGGCGGATTCAAACTGCCGGTGTTCTGGTTCGTGATGCCTTGGACGGCGTGGATCGCGGTTTCCTGCGCGGTGTATGCGATTTGGAGTCTGATCCGTGTGTCTTCGGCGATCAACGATGAGGAGCGGGGAGCGGCGTGGAAGGGCGTGACCATGGGTGCGGTTTCTACGGCGCTGATGGCGCTTGTCTATCACTTGATCCCCGATAGCAAGATCACCGTTTTGACAGGGGGCATCCAGCTCTCGGTGACGGACATTGCGTTCGTGGTTCTCCTGTTCGCGGTTGCGTTGGTGGCGGTTGCCGCAAGCGCACGGTCAGCCAAGGCGCGGGACTACAGCAAGGGCTTTGTGACTCTGTGCGGGTTGTTGGCGGGCTCGGTAGTGTTCGGTATTCCGTTCGTGTTCCTGTTGGTCACGTCGTTTAAGGAAGATCGAGACATGACGTCGAAGGCAGGCATCATTTGGGTTCCGCGGGTGACGGACACGGTTCCGTACATGAACCCCGACCCGACGATGAAACATTATGTGACGGATTACAACGGTCAGCAGGTCGAGGCGTTGGTGATTGGCGAGGAGCAAGGCAAGCTGAAGATGGACATCTTCCGTCCGCTCTCCATTCGCGGAATTGACTTTTTGACGACGCGCGACAAGCTGAAAGAGGTGCCGGTCGATGCCAACGTCTATACGGCGGTGGTCGATGGACAACAGATCAAAGGTTTTGAGAAGCAAAGCCTGGAGGACGGCCGGCGGGTTCTGAGCGTGATGGAGCCGGACGAGATGAAGGGCAAGGATGTGACCGTCCTGGGCGAGAAGACGGAGCCAGTGCGCCATATCGGCTTGCGGACCCAGAACTATAGCGAGGCGCTGCAGTACATGCCGCCTGAGACTTATAGCGGCTTGGTGTACCTGAAGAACACCCTTTTCCTCGTGGTGATGGGGGTTGTGGGGACGATCCTGAGCTGTTCGATCGTGGCTTATGCGTTTTCCCGGATGAAGTTTCCGGGCAAGAACGTGCTATTCAATATTTTGTTGGCCACGATGATGTTGCCAGGCGTTGTCACGTTGTTGCCTCAGTTCTTGATCTTCCGAACCTTGGGTTGGGTGGACACACTCTATCCGCTTTGGGTCCCGGCGTTCTTTGGTTCGGCGTTCAACATCTTCTTGTTGCGGCAATTCTTCTCGCAGATTCCGATGGAGCTTGAGGATGCGGCGAAGATCGACGGCTGTACTTATCTGAAAACGTTTTGGGACATCATGCTTCCGCAAATCAAACCGGCGTTGGCGGTTATCGCAGTGGGGACGTTCCTGGGGGCTTGGAACAACTTTATGGGGCCGTTGATTTACATCAACTCACCGGAGAATATGCCGCTTAGCTATGCTTTGCAGTTGTTTAAGGGTGACCGCGGCGGCGAGCCGGGACTGTTGATGGCGTTTACGACGATGACGGTCGTTCCGGTCGTGCTGGTGTTCTTCTTCGCGCAGAAGTATTTCATCGAAGGTGTGACGTTGTCGGGGTTTGGGGGAAGGTAG